A single Curtobacterium sp. MCSS17_015 DNA region contains:
- a CDS encoding sugar transferase, with amino-acid sequence MTAGVLRVSAPIGSTEEWSRSYSRRVLVTDLLALFWVVFGVQIAWLGLDSNLATNTADLRLSYTGISIVVIAVWMSALALYDTRGHRVIGVGSTEYRLVADSSVRVFGVLAIAAYLLHVDLARGYILIAFPVGILVLLLSRWIWRQWLVAERKRGNYSAKVLLVGSTSSVLHLARELGRSPEAGYRVVGAAVSAGTRGVLPGSTVQSFGGFDDLTEALAETGADTVVITSADDLPPERVRQLSWSLEPGRQHLVVAPSLTDIGGPRIHTRPVQGLPLIHVETPTYSGRKLYTKRAFDLLGSSVLILVLSPLLLVLALLVKLTSPGPVFFRQERVGLNGTMFHMIKFRSMVVDAEARLQELSALDRAEGNSVLFKMKNDPRVTRVGAYMRRYSLDEVPQLFNVFIGNMSLVGPRPPLSREVERYDVHVHRRFLVKPGMTGLWQVSGRSDLSWEDSVRLDLYYVENWSLVGDLTILWRTARAVMHSQGAY; translated from the coding sequence ATGACGGCGGGCGTGCTGCGGGTCTCGGCTCCCATTGGCTCCACCGAAGAATGGAGCCGGTCCTACTCGCGCCGCGTCCTGGTCACCGACCTCCTGGCGCTCTTCTGGGTCGTCTTCGGCGTGCAGATCGCCTGGCTTGGGCTCGACTCGAACCTGGCGACGAACACCGCCGACCTGCGCCTCAGCTACACCGGGATCTCCATCGTCGTGATCGCCGTGTGGATGAGCGCCCTCGCGCTGTACGACACCCGCGGCCACCGGGTCATCGGCGTCGGCAGCACCGAGTACCGCCTGGTGGCGGACTCGAGCGTGCGAGTGTTCGGGGTCCTGGCGATCGCCGCCTACCTGCTGCACGTGGACCTGGCCCGCGGGTACATCCTCATCGCGTTCCCGGTCGGCATCCTCGTCCTGCTGCTGTCGCGGTGGATATGGCGCCAGTGGCTCGTCGCCGAGCGGAAGCGGGGGAACTACTCCGCCAAGGTCCTGCTGGTCGGTTCGACCAGCAGCGTCCTGCACCTGGCGCGTGAGCTCGGCCGGTCGCCGGAAGCCGGCTACCGCGTCGTGGGCGCGGCCGTCTCAGCGGGGACGCGAGGCGTCCTGCCCGGCTCGACCGTGCAGAGCTTCGGCGGGTTCGACGACCTGACCGAGGCCCTGGCCGAGACGGGTGCCGACACCGTCGTCATCACCAGCGCCGACGACCTGCCGCCTGAGCGTGTCCGGCAGCTCAGCTGGTCGCTCGAGCCCGGCCGGCAGCACCTGGTCGTCGCCCCGAGCCTGACCGACATCGGTGGCCCGCGCATCCACACCCGCCCGGTGCAGGGCCTGCCGCTGATCCACGTCGAGACGCCGACCTACTCGGGGCGAAAGCTCTACACGAAGCGGGCGTTCGACCTGCTCGGGTCCTCGGTGCTCATCCTCGTGCTGTCGCCGCTGCTGTTGGTCCTGGCCCTGTTGGTGAAGCTGACGTCGCCGGGGCCAGTCTTCTTCCGGCAGGAGCGCGTCGGCCTGAACGGCACCATGTTCCACATGATCAAGTTCCGGTCGATGGTCGTCGACGCCGAAGCTCGGCTCCAGGAACTCAGCGCTCTCGACCGCGCCGAGGGCAACTCCGTCCTGTTCAAGATGAAGAATGATCCTCGTGTGACTCGCGTCGGTGCCTACATGCGGCGCTACAGCTTGGACGAGGTGCCGCAGCTGTTCAATGTCTTCATCGGCAACATGTCCCTCGTCGGACCTCGTCCGCCGCTCTCTCGCGAGGTTGAGCGGTACGACGTGCACGTGCACCGGCGATTCCTGGTCAAGCCGGGCATGACGGGCCTGTGGCAAGTCAGCGGTCGGTCGGACCTTTCGTGGGAGGACTCGGTGCGGCTGGACCTCTACTACGTAGAGAACTGG